GCTGATCGGGCTGAACATCGCCACGGCCATCGTGGAGCAGGTGGGCCGCGGCGGCTTCCGCTCGCTCTCGGCGGAGCAGCGGCGCCAGCTCGGCGTCAACTCCTGCGATGTCTCCCCGCGCTACGCGGACGTGCTGCACCGGCTCACGGGAAGGCCCCTCGGTTCCGCGGCCTTCGCCAACTTCTGCGAGGCGCAGATCGTCTGGGACGCCGCCATGGCCCGCACGATCGCCGACTTCCTGCGCGCGCGGCCGGACCACGTGGTGCTCGTCTTCTGCGGCAGCTTCCACGCGTGGCGGCACGGCATCCCGGGGCGGCTCGCCACGATCACGGACGTCCCGGTGAAGATCATCCTTCCCTCGGGGGACGACAGCCAGCAGCGCTACGACATCCTCCGGGAGGACGCGGACTACATCTGGTGGAACCAGTAGCGGGGCGGTCGCCTTCGCTTTGCAGCCTCGACGCCGGCTAGCGGCGCTGGACGCGCAGCACGTCCGCGCCCCGAACCGGCCCGCCGCCCTGGGCGGGCAGGAGGTTGCCGCGCAGTTCGAGGAGCACGCAGGCGCGGTCGGCCGCGCCGCCGATCGCCGCGGCCAGGGCCTGGCGGTCGACGTGCAGCACGAGGTCGGTGTAGCCGTCCGACCCGGTCGTCGTGCAGCTGCCGCAGGAGTCCTTGCGGCCTTCGAACGGCGCGGCGACGTCCTCGTACGACCAGCGCACGGGCGGCACGCCGGCGACGGTGAGGGTCGCCGGGTCGATGGCGGCGACGTCGAACGCCGGGCCCCCGAGGACGGCGACGGGGAGCAGCCCCTGGCTGCCGACGAGGAACGGGTTCGGGCACGACCCCGGCTTGACGTCGAGCGCGACCTCGAGCGCGACTTCGGTGCGGACCTTCTCGCGCATCGCCGCGACGTAGGCCGTGAAGTCCGGGACCATGACCACGAAGCCGTCCGCGGGCGGGGCCGACGCCGGCTGCGGCCAGACGAGCCGCTCGAGGAAGGCGAGGTCGGCCTCCCCGACGCCAAGCGCGTTGAGGGCGTCGAGGCCGGCCGCGACCGCGGCGTCGCGGGCCGCGAAGGGGTCGGTGCCGATCGTGGTGCTGTGCCGGCCGTCGGTGGAGATGTCGATGACCCACCGCGCCGCGGGGTCGCGGAACTGGCCGAAGCAGGCTTCGATGGCGGCGACCATGTCGGTGCGGTGATTCAGCGGCCAGGGGACGGGCGGGATGGCGCGCACGGCCGCCGCGAGGCCGAGGGCGTCCGCCTCGCCGGAGACCACGGTCGCGGGGACCTCGACCGCGGCGCCCCACATGAAGACGACCACCGAGACGGTGACGGAGCCGTCACGCGGTACGACGGCCGGGTCCTCGACGGCGCGCGCCAGCCCCTCGAGCTGGAGCGCGAACTGGTCCGGCGCGATGCTGCCCGAGCCGTCCAGCGCCGCGCACAGCTCAACGGCGGCCGCCGCCGGCGCGGCCGGCCGGAGGAGCGCCGCGGCCAGCGCGAGCGCGCCGAGCGTCGCAGCCGGCCTCACGGGCGTCACTCCCCGAAGGTGAGTTTGCGCTCGAGGTCCATGGAGCGCGTGATCGTGGCCGCCTGCTCCATGGCGATTTGCCCGGCCTGGACCAGTTCGATGAGGTGCTGATCGAGCGTCTGCATCTGGTACTGCGTGCGGCCCTTCTCGATGTGCCGCTCGATCTCGTCGAGCTTGCCCTCGCGGATGCAGGCCTGGATCGTGGTCGTGGCGCGCATGATCTCGACGACCGGGATGATCATCTCACCCGTCTTGTCCTTGATCAGCCGCAACGAGACCGTCGCGACGATGATGTCGGCGAGCCGCTGGCGCATGACCGCCTGCGCCTCGGGCGGGAAGAAGCCGATGAGGCGGCTGACCGTCGAGACGGCGCCCTGCGTGTGGAGCGTCGAGAGCACGAGGTGCCCGGTCTCGGCCGCGCGGATGCACCCCTCGATCGTCTCGAGGTCGCGCATCTCGCCGACCATGATGATGTCCGGGTCCATGCGCATGGCGGTGCGCAGCGCGGGGCCGAAGCCCAGCGTGTCGATGCCGACCTCGCGCTGGACGATGCAGCTCTTGCCCGAGCGGAAGAGGAACTCGATCGGGTCCTCGATCGTCACGATGTTGTAGGTGCACGTGTCGTTGATGTGCCGCAGCATCGAGGCAAGCGTCGTCGACTTGCCGTTGCCCGTCGGGCCGGTGACCAGGACCAGGCCGTTGGGGGCGCGGGCGATGTCGGCGAGCACCGGCGGCAGGCGCAGGTCCTGGAAGGTGCCGACCTGCGGCGGGATCACGCGCATGACGATGCCGAAGGCGCCGCGCTGGCGGAAGATGCTCACCCGGAAGCGCCCGCCGTCGGGGAGCGAGTACGAGGCGTCCAGCTCGCGCAGCCCCTCGGGGAAGGCGCGGCCGTTGTGCTGCATGATGGTATTGACGATGAACTCGGTGTCGGCGGCGGTCAGGGCCGGCAGCCGGGCGCGCACGAGCTGGCCGCGCACGCGGAAGAACGGCGGGTTCTCCACCTCGAAGTGGACGTCGGAGACCTTCTTCTCGAAGGCGATCCCGAGGATCTGGAGCAGCAGGTTCATGTCCATCGTCTGACCCCTTGCCTGTTGTGCCGCCGCCGTCGCGCGCCGCGCTACGGCGCGGCCTTCTCCGCCCGCCTGCGATAGAGGATGCGCTCGAGGGCCAGCCCGGCCTGCCCCGCGAGGGTCTCGATCAGCTCGAGGTCGACCGGGCCCGGCTCGCGCTGCCCGAAGTCGGCGTACGTCACGGAGACGGTCGTGCCCGCCGCGCGCAGCGGCACGAGCAACGCTGCCGGGTGGCGCGGGGCGCCCACGCGGGCGTGGAGCGCCCGCAGCGAGCCGTCCGCCGCGATGTCGGCGAGCCCGCAGCGTCCCCCGTCGATGGCCCCGGCGAGCAGCGGCGAGTCCGCGGCGGCGATGCGCAGCGGCGGGCCCTCCAGCGGCAGGGGCTCGCGGCCCGCGCCGCGCGCAAACCCGATCCCGCGCTCGGCGTGCAGCTCGCGGCCGCGCACGACGAGGGTCAGCGCACGTTCCCAGGTGCCGGCAACGCTGCGCAGCACGCTCAGCGCGACCGAGGAGCCGTCGTTGAAATCGCGCAGCGCCGTCAGCGAGTCCCTCAGGCGCGAGAGCGCCCAGGGGACCTGCGAGCGGACGTGGGCCCGCAGCTGTCCCGGAAAGACCGCCAGGAAGCCCTCGAGGCCGTCGATGAGCGCGGCCGGCGGCGTCTCCCGGGGCGGCCTGGCGAAGACCGCCACGACCCCCTCGGAGGGGGCGGCCGGGAGGAACGGGCCCCCGGGGGCGGCGAGCTGGACGCTGCACAGCCCAGGCCGCGCCTCCTGCTGGCGGCGGCGCAGGTTCGCGAGGGCCCGCGGGGCGAAGCGCGGGTCGGCGCTCACCGGGGCGTCGATCAGAAGCACCGGCACCCCGCCCTTGGCGAGGCAC
This is a stretch of genomic DNA from bacterium. It encodes these proteins:
- a CDS encoding GAF domain-containing protein, coding for PARPRAATPPALSVVLYGADGLLAHCLSAACRAEGIHVFSTSEEGDIEPVVAQCLAKGGVPVLLIDAPVSADPRFAPRALANLRRRQQEARPGLCSVQLAAPGGPFLPAAPSEGVVAVFARPPRETPPAALIDGLEGFLAVFPGQLRAHVRSQVPWALSRLRDSLTALRDFNDGSSVALSVLRSVAGTWERALTLVVRGRELHAERGIGFARGAGREPLPLEGPPLRIAAADSPLLAGAIDGGRCGLADIAADGSLRALHARVGAPRHPAALLVPLRAAGTTVSVTYADFGQREPGPVDLELIETLAGQAGLALERILYRRRAEKAAP
- a CDS encoding PilT/PilU family type 4a pilus ATPase, whose translation is MDMNLLLQILGIAFEKKVSDVHFEVENPPFFRVRGQLVRARLPALTAADTEFIVNTIMQHNGRAFPEGLRELDASYSLPDGGRFRVSIFRQRGAFGIVMRVIPPQVGTFQDLRLPPVLADIARAPNGLVLVTGPTGNGKSTTLASMLRHINDTCTYNIVTIEDPIEFLFRSGKSCIVQREVGIDTLGFGPALRTAMRMDPDIIMVGEMRDLETIEGCIRAAETGHLVLSTLHTQGAVSTVSRLIGFFPPEAQAVMRQRLADIIVATVSLRLIKDKTGEMIIPVVEIMRATTTIQACIREGKLDEIERHIEKGRTQYQMQTLDQHLIELVQAGQIAMEQAATITRSMDLERKLTFGE
- a CDS encoding ChaN family lipoprotein, with amino-acid sequence LIGLNIATAIVEQVGRGGFRSLSAEQRRQLGVNSCDVSPRYADVLHRLTGRPLGSAAFANFCEAQIVWDAAMARTIADFLRARPDHVVLVFCGSFHAWRHGIPGRLATITDVPVKIILPSGDDSQQRYDILREDADYIWWNQ
- a CDS encoding DUF1194 domain-containing protein, translating into MRPAATLGALALAAALLRPAAPAAAAVELCAALDGSGSIAPDQFALQLEGLARAVEDPAVVPRDGSVTVSVVVFMWGAAVEVPATVVSGEADALGLAAAVRAIPPVPWPLNHRTDMVAAIEACFGQFRDPAARWVIDISTDGRHSTTIGTDPFAARDAAVAAGLDALNALGVGEADLAFLERLVWPQPASAPPADGFVVMVPDFTAYVAAMREKVRTEVALEVALDVKPGSCPNPFLVGSQGLLPVAVLGGPAFDVAAIDPATLTVAGVPPVRWSYEDVAAPFEGRKDSCGSCTTTGSDGYTDLVLHVDRQALAAAIGGAADRACVLLELRGNLLPAQGGGPVRGADVLRVQRR